In Saccharomonospora marina XMU15, one genomic interval encodes:
- a CDS encoding CoA-transferase subunit beta, with product MMSIAAARVLTGDKRCFVGIGLPSTAANLARRTHAPDLVLIYESGTLGSKPDRLPASIGDGILAETADAVISVPEVFNYWLQPGRLDIGFLGAAQLDKFGNINTTVIGDDYANPKVRLPGAGGAPEIAASCKEVFVVVRQSKRSFVEQVDFVTSVGHGRGKGDRERLGLRGAGPTLVITDLGVLRPDPQTSELVLSQLHPGVDVEQVREATGWELKVSPELSDTEAPTEQELANLRALKEASK from the coding sequence ATGATGTCGATCGCCGCCGCACGGGTGCTCACCGGCGACAAGCGTTGCTTCGTCGGTATCGGGCTGCCGTCCACGGCGGCCAACCTCGCCCGCCGCACCCATGCGCCCGACCTGGTGCTGATCTACGAGTCCGGCACGCTCGGCTCCAAGCCGGACCGGCTGCCCGCCTCCATCGGCGACGGCATTCTCGCCGAGACGGCGGACGCGGTGATCAGCGTGCCGGAGGTGTTCAACTACTGGCTGCAGCCGGGCCGCCTCGACATCGGTTTCCTCGGTGCCGCCCAACTCGACAAGTTCGGAAACATCAACACCACCGTCATCGGCGACGACTACGCCAACCCCAAGGTGCGGCTGCCGGGTGCGGGCGGGGCACCGGAGATCGCGGCCTCCTGCAAGGAGGTGTTCGTGGTCGTGCGGCAGAGCAAGCGCAGCTTCGTCGAGCAGGTCGACTTCGTGACTTCCGTCGGTCACGGCCGCGGCAAGGGCGATCGCGAGCGGCTCGGGCTGCGCGGCGCCGGACCTACCCTGGTGATTACCGACCTCGGCGTGCTGCGTCCCGACCCGCAGACCTCGGAACTGGTGCTCAGCCAGCTACACCCCGGTGTCGACGTGGAGCAGGTGCGCGAGGCCACCGGGTGGGAGTTGAAGGTCTCGCCCGAACTGTCCGACACCGAGGCGCCGACCGAGCAAGAGTTGGCGAACCTGCGTGCGTTGAAGGAGGCGTCGAAGTGA
- a CDS encoding 2-hydroxyacid dehydrogenase, whose translation MAGASPRIVVTREIPQAALDLLREVGDVWWPQPDRALSPSELHEVVACADAVVSTLQDRIDAAFADAAGPSLRVVSTVAVGYDNIDVPALTSRGIVVTNTPGVLTDATADLAFGLLLAVTRRLGEGERLLRSRTPWSFHLGFMLGSGLQGKTLGIVGLGQIGRAMARRALAFGMDIRYSGRRRADEAIERELGATYLPFEELLSSSDVVSLHCPLTASTHHLIDADALARMKPSAYLINTTRGPVVDESALAKALADGAIAGAGLDVFENEPEVHPDLLELDNVALAPHLGSATVETRTAMATLAARNAVAVLSGEQPPTPVRG comes from the coding sequence ATGGCTGGCGCATCGCCTCGGATCGTGGTGACAAGGGAAATCCCGCAAGCGGCGCTGGACCTGCTGCGCGAAGTCGGCGACGTGTGGTGGCCGCAGCCGGACAGAGCGCTCTCCCCCAGCGAACTCCACGAGGTGGTCGCCTGCGCCGACGCGGTCGTCAGCACGCTGCAGGATCGCATCGATGCCGCGTTCGCCGACGCGGCGGGACCGAGCCTGCGGGTGGTGTCCACCGTCGCCGTCGGTTACGACAACATCGACGTTCCCGCGCTGACCTCCCGAGGCATCGTCGTCACCAACACCCCCGGCGTGCTCACCGACGCCACCGCCGACCTCGCGTTCGGCTTGCTACTGGCCGTCACGCGCAGGCTCGGAGAGGGTGAGCGGCTACTGCGCTCGCGCACACCGTGGTCGTTCCACCTCGGGTTCATGCTCGGGTCCGGGTTGCAGGGCAAGACGCTGGGCATCGTCGGCCTCGGTCAGATCGGGCGCGCGATGGCCCGCAGGGCGCTGGCCTTCGGCATGGACATCCGCTACAGCGGGCGGCGAAGGGCCGACGAAGCGATCGAACGGGAACTCGGCGCCACGTACCTGCCTTTCGAAGAACTGCTGAGCAGCAGTGACGTGGTTTCGCTGCACTGCCCGCTGACTGCGAGCACGCACCATCTCATCGACGCCGACGCGCTGGCGAGAATGAAACCGTCCGCATACCTGATCAACACCACTCGAGGCCCGGTGGTGGACGAGTCCGCACTGGCCAAGGCACTCGCCGACGGCGCCATCGCCGGTGCAGGGCTCGACGTCTTCGAGAACGAACCCGAGGTCCATCCCGACCTGCTGGAACTGGACAACGTCGCGCTGGCCCCCCATCTCGGCTCGGCAACCGTCGAGACGAGAACCGCGATGGCCACCCTCGCCGCACGCAACGCCGTCGCCGTGCTGTCCGGTGAGCAGCCGCCGACCCCGGTGCGGGGGTGA
- the pcaD gene encoding 3-oxoadipate enol-lactonase has product MRVNHVVEGPQDGDVVVLSGSIGSNLSMWQPQVPALTQAGYRVVRYDQRGHGRTPVPDHPCSLADLGGDVVELLDGLGVERAAFVGLSLGGMTGMWLAVNHPDRIDRLVLCCTSARLGSPQMWQERAEQARAQGMSAIADGSIQRWFTAQWLADNPQLAREYHHMTAATPAEGYAACCAAIGSMDLLDDLPKITAPTLVIAGADDPATPPEGHGRPIAEAIPGARFEVVAHAAHLGNVEQPQRFSSLILDHLRAGR; this is encoded by the coding sequence GTGAGAGTGAACCACGTTGTCGAGGGCCCGCAGGACGGCGACGTCGTCGTGCTGTCCGGCTCGATCGGCAGCAACCTGAGCATGTGGCAGCCGCAGGTTCCCGCGCTGACACAGGCCGGTTACCGCGTCGTGCGCTACGACCAGCGGGGACACGGCAGAACCCCGGTGCCCGACCATCCGTGTTCGCTCGCCGATCTCGGCGGCGACGTGGTGGAACTGCTGGACGGGCTCGGTGTCGAGCGAGCCGCGTTCGTCGGTCTTTCGCTCGGCGGCATGACGGGGATGTGGCTGGCGGTCAACCACCCCGACCGCATCGACAGGCTGGTGCTGTGCTGCACCTCGGCCCGGCTGGGAAGCCCCCAGATGTGGCAGGAGCGCGCGGAGCAGGCCCGCGCGCAGGGCATGTCAGCCATCGCGGACGGCAGTATCCAGCGCTGGTTCACCGCGCAGTGGTTGGCGGACAATCCGCAGCTGGCCCGCGAGTATCACCACATGACCGCGGCGACACCCGCCGAGGGTTACGCGGCCTGCTGCGCCGCCATCGGATCCATGGACCTGCTCGACGACCTGCCCAAGATCACCGCGCCGACACTGGTGATCGCGGGGGCCGACGACCCGGCCACGCCGCCGGAGGGGCACGGCAGGCCGATCGCCGAGGCGATCCCGGGTGCCCGGTTCGAGGTGGTGGCGCATGCGGCCCACCTCGGCAACGTCGAGCAGCCGCAGCGGTTCTCCTCGCTGATCCTCGACCATCTGCGGGCAGGACGATGA
- a CDS encoding class-II fumarase/aspartase family protein — protein MSELFDPVLAAGPVSGQVDDAAWLRGMLDFEAALAGAQADVGLLERSHARRIGEVCQDASFDIAELGNAATGIGNPAGPLVRALTERVGGAAARHVHAGATSQDVLDTAAMLVSARALESLLGELDAATAAAARLAAEHAETVQVGRTLSQHALPVTFGFTAAGWLSALEASGGRLRAVRLPAQLGGAVGTLASLGAAGPDVLAALARRLGLSEPVLPWHTDRTPVAELACALGEAAGAVSAVARSVVLLAQTDVGEVHEQGPEGSGGSSTMPHKRNPVAAVSALACAKQAPGLVADLLAAMEQEQQRAAGAWHAEWQPLTQLWRVCGSAVYWLRTSLERLRVDADRMRRNLDRSGGVLLAERVTTELAPSVGRLAAHDAVTECCLRALDGEAPVAELLAADPLVGARLSRARIDELLDPSGYLGSAVVFVERSLAAHRGRKEEA, from the coding sequence ATGTCTGAGCTGTTCGACCCGGTGCTCGCCGCGGGCCCGGTATCCGGGCAGGTGGACGATGCGGCGTGGTTGCGCGGGATGCTCGACTTCGAGGCCGCCTTGGCAGGCGCGCAGGCCGACGTGGGACTGCTCGAGCGGTCCCACGCGCGGCGTATCGGTGAGGTGTGCCAGGATGCTTCCTTCGACATCGCGGAACTGGGCAACGCCGCGACCGGTATCGGAAACCCCGCCGGGCCGTTGGTGCGCGCACTCACCGAGCGGGTCGGCGGTGCGGCGGCGCGGCACGTTCACGCCGGTGCCACCAGCCAGGACGTGCTCGACACGGCGGCGATGCTGGTGTCGGCCCGTGCGCTGGAGTCGCTTCTCGGCGAACTCGATGCCGCCACGGCCGCCGCCGCGCGGCTGGCGGCGGAGCATGCCGAGACCGTCCAGGTGGGGCGGACGCTGTCGCAGCACGCGCTGCCGGTGACGTTCGGCTTCACGGCGGCGGGGTGGCTTTCCGCGCTGGAGGCCTCGGGCGGGCGGCTGCGGGCGGTGCGGTTGCCCGCTCAACTCGGCGGGGCGGTCGGCACGCTGGCGTCGTTGGGCGCTGCGGGGCCGGACGTGCTCGCGGCACTCGCCCGCAGGCTGGGCCTTTCGGAGCCGGTGTTGCCGTGGCACACCGACCGGACGCCGGTCGCGGAGTTGGCCTGCGCGCTCGGCGAGGCGGCGGGCGCGGTCTCGGCGGTGGCCCGTTCCGTGGTGTTGCTCGCGCAGACCGATGTCGGTGAGGTGCACGAGCAGGGCCCCGAGGGCAGCGGCGGCTCGTCCACCATGCCGCACAAGCGCAACCCGGTGGCCGCGGTGTCGGCGTTGGCGTGCGCCAAGCAGGCGCCGGGGCTGGTGGCCGACCTGCTGGCCGCGATGGAGCAGGAGCAGCAGCGCGCGGCGGGTGCGTGGCACGCGGAGTGGCAGCCGCTGACACAGCTTTGGCGGGTGTGCGGTTCGGCGGTGTACTGGCTGCGGACCAGTCTCGAGCGGTTGCGGGTGGATGCCGATCGGATGCGGCGCAACCTCGACCGCAGTGGCGGTGTCCTGCTGGCCGAGCGGGTCACCACCGAACTGGCCCCGAGTGTGGGCAGGCTGGCGGCACACGATGCCGTCACCGAGTGCTGTCTGCGGGCGTTGGACGGCGAGGCACCGGTCGCCGAACTGCTGGCGGCGGACCCGTTGGTGGGGGCGCGGCTGTCGCGGGCGCGCATCGACGAGTTGCTGGACCCGTCCGGATACCTGGGCAGTGCGGTGGTCTTCGTGGAGCGGTCGCTGGCCGCGCACCGCGGGCGAAAGGAGGAGGCGTGA
- a CDS encoding CoA transferase subunit A: protein MAEIVSLADGVGRLVHDGDMVAMEGFTHLIPHAAGQEIIRQRRENLTLVRMTPDIIYDQLIGAGCARKLVFSWGGNPGVGSLHRFRDAVQNGWPVPLEIEEHSHAGMANRYVAGASGLPFAVLRGYAGTDLPKHTGTIKQITCPFTGERLAAVPALNPDVAVIHAQRADRAGNVQMWGLVGVQKEAVLASGRSLVTVEEVVDELEPVPGQVILPSWAVTCVAEVPHGAHPSYAQGYYERDNAYYEEWDSIGRKRDSFQEWVREKVFATGAEVKAK from the coding sequence GTGGCTGAGATCGTCTCGCTCGCCGACGGGGTCGGCAGGCTGGTGCACGACGGCGACATGGTCGCCATGGAAGGGTTCACTCACCTGATCCCGCACGCGGCGGGCCAGGAGATCATCCGCCAGCGGCGCGAGAACCTGACGCTGGTGCGGATGACGCCCGACATCATCTACGACCAGCTGATCGGCGCCGGATGCGCGCGCAAGCTGGTGTTCTCCTGGGGCGGCAACCCGGGCGTCGGCTCGCTGCACCGGTTCCGCGACGCGGTGCAGAACGGCTGGCCGGTGCCGCTGGAGATCGAGGAGCACAGTCACGCGGGTATGGCCAACCGGTACGTGGCCGGAGCCTCCGGGCTGCCGTTCGCCGTGCTGCGCGGCTACGCCGGTACCGACCTGCCCAAGCACACCGGCACGATCAAGCAGATCACCTGCCCGTTCACCGGCGAGCGGCTGGCCGCGGTACCCGCGCTGAACCCTGATGTCGCGGTGATTCACGCACAGCGCGCCGACCGTGCGGGCAACGTGCAGATGTGGGGCCTCGTCGGTGTGCAGAAGGAGGCCGTGCTCGCGTCCGGTCGCAGCCTCGTCACGGTCGAGGAGGTCGTCGACGAACTCGAGCCCGTGCCCGGCCAGGTCATCCTGCCCAGCTGGGCGGTGACGTGCGTGGCCGAAGTGCCGCACGGGGCGCATCCCTCGTATGCGCAGGGCTACTACGAGCGCGACAACGCCTACTACGAGGAATGGGATTCCATTGGGCGAAAGAGGGACTCGTTCCAGGAGTGGGTTCGCGAGAAGGTGTTCGCAACAGGCGCGGAGGTGAAGGCGAAGTGA
- the pcaH gene encoding protocatechuate 3,4-dioxygenase subunit beta, translating to MTASTESGLILPKYRRDPEGTHPPLDSPEYKSTSLRHPKQPLVLLPHKLTEVTGPLLGPGRLGELDHDLTRQHAGEPQGQRIIVHGRLLDGDGKPVPNSLVEIWQANAGGRYRHVWDNWPSPIDPNFTGVGRTITDSEGRYEFVTIKPGAYPWKNHDNAWRPAHIHFSVFGTAFTQRLVTQMYFPGDPLFFQDPIFNSVPDEKARQRMISRYDHSRTMPEWALAFEFDIVLRGREATPFENEEDE from the coding sequence TTGACCGCGTCAACGGAGTCAGGGCTCATCCTGCCGAAATACCGGCGGGACCCCGAAGGCACCCACCCGCCGCTGGACTCGCCCGAATACAAGTCGACCAGCTTGCGGCACCCCAAGCAGCCGCTGGTGTTGCTGCCGCACAAGCTCACCGAGGTCACCGGCCCGTTGCTGGGTCCTGGCAGGCTGGGGGAGTTGGACCACGACCTGACCCGCCAGCACGCGGGTGAGCCGCAGGGGCAGCGGATCATCGTGCACGGCAGGCTGCTCGACGGTGACGGCAAGCCGGTCCCGAACTCGCTCGTCGAGATCTGGCAGGCAAACGCGGGCGGCCGTTACCGGCACGTGTGGGACAACTGGCCGAGCCCGATCGACCCCAACTTCACCGGCGTGGGCCGCACCATCACCGACAGCGAGGGCCGCTACGAGTTCGTCACGATCAAACCCGGCGCCTACCCGTGGAAGAACCACGACAACGCCTGGCGACCCGCGCACATCCACTTCTCGGTGTTCGGCACGGCGTTCACGCAGCGCCTCGTGACGCAGATGTACTTCCCCGGTGATCCGCTGTTCTTCCAGGACCCGATCTTCAACTCGGTGCCGGACGAGAAGGCGCGGCAGCGCATGATCTCGCGCTACGACCACAGCCGCACGATGCCCGAGTGGGCGCTGGCGTTCGAGTTCGACATCGTGCTGCGGGGCCGGGAAGCGACACCGTTCGAGAACGAGGAGGACGAGTGA
- the pcaC gene encoding 4-carboxymuconolactone decarboxylase, with amino-acid sequence MSESDELFEAGMTVRREVLGDAHVDKAVAGTTEFTKPFQDYITRAAWGSVWTRDGLDRKTRSCLTLAVLTALRSHGEIAMHVRAAIGNGLTPAEISEVLLHTAVYAGVPAANEAFAIAQRTLAEMGES; translated from the coding sequence ATGAGCGAGTCCGACGAGTTGTTCGAGGCGGGTATGACCGTCCGGCGTGAGGTGCTCGGCGACGCCCACGTCGACAAGGCGGTCGCGGGCACCACCGAGTTCACCAAGCCGTTCCAGGACTACATCACCCGTGCTGCGTGGGGCTCGGTGTGGACGCGCGACGGCCTGGACCGCAAGACCCGCAGTTGCCTCACGCTGGCCGTGCTCACGGCGCTGCGCAGTCACGGGGAGATCGCCATGCACGTGCGGGCGGCCATCGGCAACGGGCTCACTCCCGCGGAGATCTCGGAGGTGCTGCTGCACACGGCCGTCTACGCGGGTGTGCCCGCGGCCAACGAGGCCTTCGCCATCGCGCAGCGCACGCTTGCGGAGATGGGCGAGAGCTGA
- the pcaG gene encoding protocatechuate 3,4-dioxygenase subunit alpha, translating into MSQAASPTFGSTPSQTVGPYLSIGLPWEDGPTVVAEGTPGAVWIRGVVTDGAGAPIPDALIETWQADPNGRFDHPDDPRGAQPGFRGFGRCPTTDDGEYGILTQLPGALPGQAPHIDVSVFARGLLHRVVTRIYFPDNAEANASDPVLASVPEERRHTLLAQRTTDGYRFDVRLQGEGETVFFDV; encoded by the coding sequence GTGAGCCAGGCCGCAAGCCCGACGTTCGGGAGCACGCCTTCCCAGACAGTCGGCCCTTACCTCTCGATCGGTCTGCCCTGGGAGGACGGCCCCACGGTCGTCGCCGAGGGCACGCCGGGTGCGGTGTGGATTCGCGGGGTCGTTACCGACGGTGCCGGTGCCCCGATTCCGGACGCGTTGATCGAGACGTGGCAGGCGGACCCGAACGGCCGCTTCGACCACCCCGACGACCCCAGGGGCGCTCAGCCGGGCTTTCGCGGGTTCGGCCGCTGCCCCACCACCGACGACGGCGAGTACGGCATTCTCACGCAACTGCCGGGCGCGCTGCCGGGTCAGGCGCCGCACATCGACGTCTCGGTGTTCGCGCGGGGCCTGCTGCACCGCGTTGTCACCCGTATCTACTTCCCGGACAACGCCGAGGCCAACGCGTCGGACCCGGTGCTTGCCTCGGTGCCGGAGGAACGCAGGCACACACTGCTCGCGCAGCGGACCACCGACGGTTACCGTTTCGATGTGCGGCTTCAAGGTGAGGGCGAGACAGTGTTCTTCGATGTCTGA
- a CDS encoding thiolase family protein yields the protein MSLQGNHVYVLDAVRTPFGRYGGALSGVRPDDLAAHVLAELARRAEFDPAAVDEVILGDANGAGEDNRNVARMATLLAGWPTAVPGSTVNRLCGSGLDAAMQASRQIAVGDASVVVAGGVESMSRAPWVLPKPGKAFPNGHETMYSTTLGWRMVNPRMPGQWTVSLGESTELLARRYGIGREEQDEFALRSHLRAARAWDSGFYDDHVLPVPGTDLRRDEGIRADSSMEKLAKLKPAFREDGTVTAGNSSPLNDGASALLLGDEAGARRLGLTPMARIAGRGAAGVDPDVFGIGPVRAAEIALERAGITWSDLAVVELNEAFAAQSLAVLADWPKVDPEIVNVNGGAIAIGHPLGASGGRILGALAHELRRRGGGWGLAAICIGVGQGLAVVLQA from the coding sequence GTGAGCCTCCAGGGAAACCATGTCTACGTCCTCGACGCCGTGCGCACGCCGTTCGGCCGTTACGGCGGCGCGCTTTCCGGTGTCCGGCCCGACGACCTTGCCGCGCACGTGCTTGCCGAACTGGCGAGGCGGGCCGAGTTCGATCCCGCCGCCGTGGACGAGGTGATCCTCGGCGACGCCAACGGCGCGGGGGAGGACAACCGAAACGTCGCTCGCATGGCCACGCTGCTGGCGGGCTGGCCGACCGCAGTGCCAGGCAGCACCGTCAACCGGCTGTGCGGCTCCGGCCTGGACGCCGCGATGCAGGCGAGCAGGCAGATCGCGGTCGGCGACGCCTCCGTGGTGGTGGCGGGCGGCGTGGAGTCGATGAGCCGTGCCCCGTGGGTGCTGCCCAAGCCGGGCAAGGCGTTTCCCAACGGCCACGAGACCATGTACTCCACCACGCTCGGCTGGCGCATGGTGAACCCGAGGATGCCGGGGCAGTGGACGGTGTCGCTCGGCGAGAGCACCGAACTGCTCGCGCGGCGCTACGGCATCGGCCGCGAGGAGCAGGACGAGTTCGCCCTTCGCAGTCACCTGCGCGCGGCCAGGGCATGGGACAGCGGCTTCTACGACGACCACGTGCTGCCCGTGCCCGGCACCGACCTGCGGCGCGACGAGGGCATCAGAGCCGACTCCTCCATGGAGAAGCTGGCCAAGCTCAAGCCGGCCTTCCGCGAGGACGGCACGGTCACGGCAGGCAACTCCTCACCGCTCAACGACGGCGCGTCCGCCCTGCTCCTCGGCGACGAGGCGGGTGCGCGGCGGCTGGGCCTCACGCCGATGGCGCGCATCGCGGGCAGGGGTGCGGCGGGCGTCGACCCCGACGTGTTCGGGATCGGACCGGTCCGCGCCGCTGAGATCGCACTCGAACGCGCGGGTATCACCTGGAGCGACCTTGCCGTGGTCGAGCTGAACGAGGCGTTCGCCGCGCAGTCGCTCGCGGTGCTTGCCGACTGGCCCAAGGTCGACCCCGAGATCGTCAACGTCAACGGTGGCGCGATCGCCATCGGGCATCCGCTGGGCGCGTCCGGCGGGCGCATCCTCGGCGCGCTGGCTCACGAGTTGCGGCGCCGGGGCGGTGGCTGGGGTCTTGCCGCCATCTGCATCGGCGTCGGCCAGGGCCTGGCCGTCGTGCTGCAGGCGTGA